One window of the Methylovirgula sp. HY1 genome contains the following:
- a CDS encoding MarR family winged helix-turn-helix transcriptional regulator, whose protein sequence is MKATAESEIELGELLQRLVNRISHRLQGKSFAIMNDASVTVPQVILLYRVIHEKLHKPSELARSLGMSGPAVSQMLDRLFQLDLIARLESPKDRRQRLVTATPKAKALCARIANARSAEYAQGVAHLSAPLRAEFNDVLARVLGELDAADAKIGCDDAADE, encoded by the coding sequence ATGAAGGCGACAGCGGAGTCGGAAATCGAACTGGGGGAGCTTCTGCAAAGGCTCGTCAATCGCATCTCGCATCGCCTGCAAGGCAAGTCGTTTGCAATCATGAATGATGCGTCGGTGACCGTGCCGCAGGTCATTTTGTTATACAGGGTCATCCATGAGAAGCTTCACAAGCCGTCGGAGCTGGCCCGGTCCTTGGGCATGTCTGGACCGGCGGTCAGCCAGATGCTTGATCGGTTGTTTCAGCTCGATCTCATCGCGCGTCTCGAAAGCCCGAAAGACCGTAGACAGAGGCTGGTGACGGCAACGCCGAAGGCCAAGGCGCTCTGCGCGCGGATCGCGAACGCGCGCAGCGCCGAATATGCGCAAGGCGTGGCGCATTTGTCCGCGCCCCTGCGCGCGGAATTCAACGACGTTCTGGCGCGTGTACTGGGGGAGTTGGACGCGGCCGACGCCAAAATTGGGTGCGACGACGCTGCCGACGAATAG
- a CDS encoding VOC family protein — protein sequence MIRGFRNGVISFAFGATVCALRLRRVLSGLGKPRIRTVDHVTIPVHDLDAAQRFYCDLLGGALLARIDNDFFRRVGRPVYAENTQGVFHVSLLFGGATRIDLFQQNYGQAAAAQGHPHYAFRVRPRDLPKWKARLEVHGIPCDGPLQLGPPGQASLYFNDPFGNHLELECMGYAESIPARPPEMARIVWPSKAFAAQQ from the coding sequence ATGATCCGGGGCTTTCGAAATGGCGTCATTTCCTTCGCCTTTGGCGCCACTGTGTGCGCGCTGCGGCTGCGCCGCGTTTTGAGCGGATTGGGTAAACCTCGAATAAGGACCGTCGATCACGTCACGATTCCGGTGCATGATCTCGATGCGGCGCAGCGCTTTTATTGTGATCTGCTCGGCGGCGCGCTGCTTGCGCGGATCGACAATGATTTTTTCCGTCGTGTCGGTCGGCCTGTCTATGCCGAAAATACGCAAGGCGTGTTTCATGTCTCGCTGCTCTTCGGCGGCGCGACGCGTATCGATCTGTTCCAACAAAATTATGGCCAAGCCGCTGCGGCGCAGGGACATCCCCACTATGCCTTTCGCGTGCGGCCGCGCGATCTGCCGAAATGGAAGGCCCGTCTCGAAGTCCACGGCATTCCCTGCGACGGGCCGTTGCAGCTAGGACCGCCGGGGCAGGCTTCGCTCTATTTCAACGATCCTTTCGGCAATCATCTCGAATTGGAATGCATGGGATATGCTGAGTCCATCCCGGCACGGCCGCCGGAGATGGCGCGAATTGTTTGGCCGTCGAAGGCGTTTGCGGCCCAGCAATGA
- a CDS encoding alkene reductase, with translation MADNACLYGQGSMMTLDANILFSSFRLGDLELKNRIVMAPLTRNRATKGSDAPNDLNAEYYRQRASAGLIISEASQISQQGQGYAWTPGIYSEAQIAGWQKVTKAVHEGGGKIFIQLWHVGRISHVSLQPNGAAPVSSSPIRAKTQTFIETGFVDVSEPHALTIDEIAGVVRDYAAAAENAKRAGFDGVEIHAANGYLIDQFLKDGVNKRTDIYGGSIENRVRFALEVTDAILRIWDRSRVGIRISPVSPFNDASDRDPAKIFFHLAEALSARGLAYMHVIEGATGGARDHAPFDYQALRKIFSGAYMANNGYTRELAIAALAEKRADLVAFGKSFISNPDLVERLRRDAPLNPFDQTTFYGGDAKGYTDYPSLAGAAL, from the coding sequence ATGGCTGACAATGCCTGTCTCTATGGTCAAGGATCGATGATGACGCTCGACGCCAATATACTTTTCTCGTCCTTTCGACTGGGCGATCTCGAGTTGAAGAACCGGATCGTCATGGCACCCTTGACGCGCAATCGCGCGACCAAGGGGAGCGATGCGCCGAATGATCTCAATGCCGAATATTATCGCCAGCGTGCCTCGGCCGGCTTGATCATCAGCGAAGCCTCGCAAATCTCGCAACAGGGCCAGGGCTATGCCTGGACTCCCGGGATCTACTCCGAAGCCCAGATCGCAGGCTGGCAAAAAGTCACCAAGGCCGTGCATGAGGGCGGCGGAAAAATTTTCATCCAGCTCTGGCATGTCGGCCGCATCTCGCATGTGTCGCTGCAGCCGAACGGCGCCGCGCCGGTTTCTTCGTCACCGATCAGAGCCAAGACACAGACCTTCATCGAAACCGGCTTCGTCGACGTCTCCGAGCCGCATGCGCTGACGATCGACGAGATTGCCGGCGTCGTGCGCGACTACGCGGCCGCGGCAGAAAACGCCAAGCGGGCCGGCTTCGACGGCGTCGAAATTCACGCGGCGAATGGCTATCTGATCGATCAGTTCTTGAAGGACGGCGTCAACAAGCGCACCGACATTTATGGTGGCTCGATCGAGAACCGCGTCCGCTTCGCACTCGAGGTCACCGACGCGATCTTGCGGATCTGGGACCGGAGCCGCGTCGGTATAAGGATTTCGCCGGTGAGCCCGTTCAATGATGCGTCCGACAGAGACCCGGCCAAAATCTTCTTCCATCTTGCCGAGGCCCTGAGTGCCCGCGGTCTCGCTTATATGCATGTCATCGAAGGCGCGACCGGCGGCGCGCGCGATCATGCGCCCTTCGATTATCAGGCGCTGCGCAAGATATTTTCCGGCGCCTATATGGCCAACAATGGCTATACGCGGGAACTCGCGATCGCGGCACTGGCGGAAAAGCGCGCGGATCTCGTCGCCTTCGGCAAGTCCTTCATTTCCAATCCCGATCTCGTCGAAAGATTGCGCCGCGATGCGCCGCTCAATCCGTTCGATCAGACGACATTTTATGGCGGCGACGCCAAGGGCTATACGGATTATCCGAGCCTGGCGGGGGCGGCGTTATAA
- a CDS encoding DUF2312 domain-containing protein → MDADIAGTGVAAAELKQFVERIERLEEEKKAIADDVRDVYAELKGRGFDTKVVRQIVKIRKQDHAERKEMEAILELYMQALNMT, encoded by the coding sequence ATGGACGCAGACATTGCGGGAACGGGCGTCGCGGCGGCGGAATTGAAGCAATTCGTGGAGCGGATCGAGCGGCTCGAGGAAGAGAAAAAGGCGATCGCCGACGATGTCCGTGACGTCTATGCCGAATTGAAGGGCCGTGGCTTCGATACAAAGGTGGTGCGGCAGATCGTCAAGATCCGCAAGCAGGACCATGCCGAGCGCAAGGAGATGGAAGCGATTCTCGAACTCTACATGCAGGCTTTGAATATGACCTGA
- a CDS encoding N-formylglutamate amidohydrolase, with protein sequence MFDDSKSHAGNDGMPRDEAAVSVETCPGRLDAGVLLICDHATNFLPSAYGTLGLTREDLESHIAFDIGAAEITRRLALRLDAPAVLSRFSRLLIDANRGGDDPTLVMQLSDGRIIPGNAAITPAEIDARRQCFWQPYRDAIGQMIEAMSVQGPVPAVVSLHSFTPSWRGVLRPWEIAVLWDSDARMAQPLIAAIAAAGWVVGDNEPYDGALHGDTLYDQVTRRGLAGLLIEIRQDLIDSAEKARAFADRLADILKPILARPEMHKVENLQSRTDAA encoded by the coding sequence ATGTTCGACGATTCGAAATCCCATGCCGGGAACGACGGCATGCCGCGCGACGAGGCCGCTGTGTCCGTTGAGACCTGTCCCGGCCGGCTTGACGCAGGCGTTTTGCTGATCTGCGATCACGCCACAAATTTTCTGCCCTCGGCTTATGGCACGCTCGGTTTGACGCGCGAAGATCTCGAAAGCCACATTGCGTTTGATATTGGGGCTGCCGAGATCACGCGCCGGCTCGCCTTGCGTCTCGATGCGCCGGCTGTCTTGTCACGTTTTTCGCGGCTCTTGATCGATGCCAATCGGGGCGGCGACGATCCGACATTGGTGATGCAATTGTCGGATGGTCGCATCATCCCCGGCAATGCGGCGATTACGCCAGCCGAAATCGATGCGAGGCGCCAGTGCTTTTGGCAGCCTTACCGCGATGCGATCGGACAGATGATCGAGGCCATGTCGGTGCAAGGACCGGTGCCGGCGGTCGTCTCGCTTCATTCCTTCACGCCGTCTTGGCGCGGCGTGCTCAGGCCGTGGGAGATTGCGGTATTGTGGGACAGCGATGCGCGTATGGCGCAGCCGCTGATCGCGGCGATCGCCGCTGCCGGATGGGTAGTCGGTGACAACGAGCCCTATGACGGCGCGCTGCATGGCGATACGCTTTATGATCAGGTCACGCGGCGCGGCCTCGCCGGCCTGCTGATCGAGATCCGGCAGGATCTCATCGACAGCGCAGAGAAGGCCCGCGCTTTTGCGGATCGTCTGGCTGACATTTTGAAGCCGATTCTCGCGAGGCCGGAAATGCATAAGGTCGAAAATCTGCAAAGCCGGACCGACGCTGCCTGA
- a CDS encoding DUF1036 domain-containing protein — protein MRHCTPGASAAFLLALMMGSAHADFRLCNKTMHRVSVAIAYTNGTEWVSEGWWNLKANGCETLMRGPLAAEFYYVYAMDERGAEWKGKTFMCTRDHEFRISGRQDCFVRGFDRTGFFEVDTGQDARNWTVQLTAPVSARPRP, from the coding sequence ATGCGACACTGCACGCCCGGCGCCAGCGCCGCCTTCCTTCTTGCTCTGATGATGGGTTCGGCGCATGCCGATTTTCGGCTGTGCAACAAGACCATGCATCGCGTGAGTGTGGCGATAGCCTATACCAATGGCACGGAATGGGTCAGCGAAGGCTGGTGGAACCTCAAGGCGAATGGCTGCGAGACTCTGATGCGGGGGCCATTGGCAGCCGAATTCTACTATGTCTATGCAATGGATGAGCGCGGCGCGGAATGGAAGGGCAAGACCTTCATGTGCACCCGCGACCATGAATTCCGGATTAGCGGCCGCCAGGATTGCTTCGTCCGCGGCTTCGATCGCACTGGCTTTTTCGAGGTCGACACGGGCCAGGATGCGCGCAATTGGACGGTACAACTGACCGCACCTGTTTCAGCCCGGCCCCGACCGTAA
- the hemP gene encoding hemin uptake protein HemP, whose protein sequence is MNVMRWRLLSFRSGNARRAWRMRALTTTGRALPIRFSKATSNGGTMSDQKNLGDEPSGAQPVVKAPRTISSCDLFGRDLSDGVLSGNDKVVIIRHGHDEYRLRITATGKLILTK, encoded by the coding sequence ATGAACGTTATGCGCTGGCGGTTGTTGAGCTTTCGATCGGGAAATGCTCGGCGAGCGTGGCGTATGCGGGCCTTAACGACAACGGGCCGCGCATTGCCAATCCGTTTCTCTAAAGCGACGTCGAACGGCGGCACAATGTCGGACCAAAAAAATCTTGGTGACGAACCGAGCGGCGCGCAGCCCGTCGTAAAAGCACCACGAACGATTTCAAGTTGCGATCTGTTCGGCCGCGATCTTTCGGACGGAGTTCTTTCGGGCAATGACAAAGTCGTAATCATTCGCCATGGGCATGATGAGTATCGGCTGCGGATCACGGCGACAGGCAAGCTGATCCTTACCAAATGA
- a CDS encoding carbohydrate porin encodes MSVSLLRANLFQGVVSYGAYAARLGLAAACLNGFGGGCALAQETSGSTPPKAGSEETATEPNFMTGLFASSRSTLLGDMWGLRSALGTYGLTLGIQDTNEGFGNATGGIKQGANYDGLTLMTLGLDTKKAFGLDGGSFNISALQIRGRNLSSTNLLDLQTFSGIAAQPSTRLWELWYQQTFLGGKMDVKVGQQSLDQEFMTSQGSNLFINTMMGWPMLPSADLYAGGPAYPLSSLGARLRGQPFGPVTVLAGVFQDNPAGGPFNDDSQTRGSSAWGGNFLHMNTGALFISEVQYAVNQPSAGDMDDGHHSGGLPGTYKLGAWFDTAAFPSQRYDTAGLSLANPASNGVAAMVPNNFSIYAIMDQMLWRPSADGQQALGVFARIMGAPGDRNLISFSANGGVTLKAPLAGRDNDSFGVGFGVTQVGNAVSNLDQEAVYYAGTSMPVRSTESFVEATYQYQVAPWWQLQPDFQYVIRPGGGIPNPYYPSALLGNEAVFGLRSVVTF; translated from the coding sequence GTGTCTGTTTCCCTTCTTCGCGCGAACCTCTTTCAAGGCGTCGTCTCTTACGGCGCTTATGCTGCGCGTCTCGGTTTGGCAGCAGCCTGCCTCAACGGCTTTGGCGGCGGCTGTGCGCTGGCGCAAGAGACGAGTGGTTCAACACCTCCGAAAGCCGGTTCGGAAGAGACCGCGACAGAGCCGAATTTTATGACCGGTCTCTTCGCCTCGTCGCGCAGCACATTGCTCGGCGACATGTGGGGATTGCGCTCGGCGCTCGGCACTTATGGGCTGACCCTCGGCATCCAAGACACCAATGAGGGCTTCGGCAATGCCACAGGCGGGATCAAACAAGGCGCGAACTACGACGGCCTGACCTTGATGACGCTCGGCCTCGACACCAAGAAGGCGTTTGGCCTGGATGGCGGCAGCTTCAATATCAGCGCCCTACAGATCCGCGGCCGCAATCTGAGCTCCACGAATCTCTTGGACCTGCAGACATTCAGCGGGATCGCGGCGCAGCCGAGCACCCGCCTTTGGGAACTCTGGTATCAGCAGACGTTCCTTGGCGGAAAGATGGATGTGAAAGTCGGGCAACAGAGCCTCGACCAAGAATTCATGACGAGCCAAGGCTCGAATCTGTTCATCAACACCATGATGGGCTGGCCCATGCTGCCTTCGGCCGATCTTTACGCTGGCGGCCCGGCCTATCCGCTGTCTTCTCTCGGCGCGCGTCTGCGCGGGCAGCCGTTCGGCCCGGTGACCGTGCTCGCCGGCGTATTCCAGGACAATCCAGCGGGCGGTCCCTTCAATGATGATTCGCAAACGCGCGGGAGCTCCGCGTGGGGCGGCAATTTCCTGCATATGAACACCGGAGCGCTGTTCATCAGCGAGGTGCAATATGCCGTCAACCAACCCTCCGCCGGCGACATGGACGACGGCCACCACTCAGGCGGCCTGCCCGGCACTTACAAGCTCGGCGCTTGGTTCGATACGGCGGCTTTTCCCAGCCAGCGATACGATACCGCCGGCCTGTCGCTGGCAAATCCGGCGAGCAACGGCGTTGCCGCGATGGTTCCAAATAATTTCAGCATCTATGCCATCATGGATCAGATGCTGTGGCGGCCAAGCGCCGATGGCCAGCAAGCGCTGGGGGTTTTCGCACGCATCATGGGTGCGCCGGGCGACCGCAATCTGATCAGCTTCAGCGCCAATGGCGGCGTGACCTTGAAAGCGCCGCTGGCTGGTCGCGACAATGACAGTTTCGGTGTCGGCTTCGGTGTGACGCAAGTCGGCAATGCCGTCAGCAATCTCGATCAGGAAGCGGTCTACTACGCCGGCACATCCATGCCGGTTCGCTCAACCGAGAGTTTTGTCGAGGCGACCTACCAATATCAGGTCGCCCCCTGGTGGCAGCTGCAGCCGGATTTCCAGTATGTCATTCGCCCCGGCGGCGGCATTCCCAACCCGTATTATCCCAGCGCTCTTTTGGGCAACGAAGCCGTCTTCGGCCTGCGCAGCGTCGTCACCTTCTGA
- the efeB gene encoding iron uptake transporter deferrochelatase/peroxidase subunit translates to MTAAKGGCPFTSRRGFLAAAGWAAGALGTGLGDAAARAAEAAVPTAAQRSATMATEPFWGEHQSGILTPTQSHTYFAVFDLAATQASDVAALLRSWTLAAARMTAGETAAPLSKDLSVAASDSGDALDLGPARLTLTFGFGPGLFVKDGKDRYGLAAHQPAALVDMPAFNGDQLVATHTGGDLSVQACADDPQVAFHAVRQLVRLAYGVAQLRWAQSGFASDSTDGGTPRNLMGFKDGTQNPVAPPHVGHKDNSTRPALSPQQVVWAGDEAPAWMRGGSYLVARRIRISLEHWDRTDTEFQEQVIGRHKSSGAPLGGHDEFDPLDLRAADKDGNFIIPDTAHVRLAAAASNGGAEILRRSYSYNDGLSFIAERWPPWRQGMLFDAGLLFMAYQRDPRTGFIKIYDTMSKLDALNQFTTHIGSGLFACPRGAREGEFVGQHLFDKV, encoded by the coding sequence ATGACGGCCGCCAAGGGAGGCTGCCCCTTCACTTCGCGCCGTGGCTTTCTCGCCGCGGCCGGTTGGGCCGCCGGTGCCTTGGGCACGGGTTTAGGAGACGCCGCGGCACGCGCGGCGGAGGCCGCCGTTCCTACAGCCGCACAGCGGTCCGCGACCATGGCCACGGAGCCGTTCTGGGGCGAGCACCAAAGCGGTATTCTGACGCCGACGCAATCGCATACTTATTTCGCCGTCTTCGATCTCGCCGCTACGCAAGCCAGCGACGTCGCGGCTCTGCTGCGATCCTGGACCTTGGCTGCAGCACGTATGACGGCCGGCGAAACCGCGGCACCACTGAGTAAGGATCTCTCCGTTGCCGCAAGCGATTCCGGCGACGCACTCGATCTTGGGCCGGCGCGGCTCACCTTGACCTTCGGCTTCGGCCCCGGCCTGTTCGTCAAGGACGGCAAGGATCGCTACGGTCTGGCCGCGCATCAGCCGGCGGCCCTCGTCGACATGCCGGCGTTCAACGGCGATCAGCTCGTCGCAACACATACGGGCGGCGATCTCTCCGTACAGGCCTGCGCGGACGATCCGCAGGTCGCGTTCCACGCCGTCCGCCAATTGGTGCGCCTCGCCTATGGCGTTGCCCAACTTCGTTGGGCGCAGTCCGGTTTCGCGTCCGATTCGACAGACGGCGGCACGCCGCGCAATCTCATGGGATTCAAGGACGGCACCCAGAATCCGGTTGCGCCGCCGCACGTCGGCCACAAGGATAATTCGACGCGGCCTGCGCTTTCGCCGCAGCAGGTGGTCTGGGCCGGCGACGAGGCTCCGGCTTGGATGCGGGGCGGCAGCTATCTCGTGGCGCGCCGCATTCGCATTTCACTCGAACATTGGGACCGCACGGATACGGAATTTCAGGAGCAGGTGATTGGCCGCCACAAAAGCTCGGGCGCGCCTCTCGGCGGTCATGACGAGTTCGATCCGCTCGATCTGCGCGCGGCCGACAAGGACGGCAATTTCATCATTCCCGACACCGCCCATGTGCGCTTAGCCGCCGCCGCGAGCAATGGCGGCGCGGAAATATTGCGCCGCAGCTATTCCTATAATGATGGCCTCAGCTTCATCGCCGAGCGCTGGCCGCCATGGCGGCAGGGTATGCTTTTTGATGCCGGGCTGCTGTTCATGGCTTATCAGCGCGATCCGCGGACGGGCTTCATCAAAATCTATGACACGATGTCGAAACTCGACGCGCTCAATCAATTCACCACCCATATCGGCAGCGGCCTCTTCGCCTGCCCGCGCGGAGCGCGCGAAGGCGAGTTCGTCGGTCAGCACCTGTTCGACAAGGTGTGA
- the pyk gene encoding pyruvate kinase, with protein sequence MRRLRRCKIIATLGPASADKAVLAELFRVGVDVFRINMSHASHDDMRERVRMIRALEAEFGRPIGILLDLQGPKLRVGTFVDGAVQLSRGAHFVLDSDPTPGDVGRVHLPHPEILRALQPGHAVLIDDGKVRLHIIEAHPQKAVAVVDIAGTISNRKGVSLPDTEIAVSSMTEKDRVDLDAGLNEGVDWVAVSFVQRADDVADVKKVVHGRALVMAKIEKPQAISRLEEIIEISDGLMVARGDLGVELPLEQVPGLQKRMTRMARRLGKPVVVATQMLESMIALPVPTRAEVSDVATAVFEGADAIMLSAESASGRYPVEAVTMMNKIAEEVEQDPYYRSIINAQRPVPEATGADAIASAARDVAETLDLKAIVAWTASGSTAMRIARERPESPVLALTPSHETACRLAVVWGVHALVTEDAHDIDDMADRACANARTEGFANKGERVIIVAGVPFGTPGATNMVRIAYIDGKAG encoded by the coding sequence ATGCGACGGCTCCGCCGCTGCAAGATCATCGCGACTTTGGGACCCGCCTCCGCCGACAAGGCCGTTCTCGCCGAATTGTTTCGCGTCGGTGTCGACGTCTTTCGAATTAATATGAGTCATGCGAGCCATGACGACATGCGCGAACGTGTGCGCATGATCCGTGCGCTCGAAGCCGAATTCGGTCGGCCGATCGGGATTTTGCTCGATCTGCAAGGCCCCAAGCTCCGCGTCGGCACCTTTGTCGATGGTGCGGTGCAACTGAGCCGTGGCGCGCATTTCGTCCTTGATTCGGATCCGACGCCAGGCGATGTCGGTCGTGTGCATCTGCCACATCCGGAAATCCTGCGCGCCTTGCAGCCAGGTCATGCGGTCCTGATCGACGACGGCAAAGTCCGTCTCCATATCATCGAGGCGCATCCGCAAAAGGCGGTGGCCGTCGTCGATATCGCCGGCACGATCTCCAATCGCAAAGGCGTCAGCCTGCCCGATACCGAGATCGCTGTTTCCTCGATGACCGAAAAGGATCGCGTCGATCTCGACGCTGGTCTGAACGAGGGCGTCGATTGGGTCGCCGTCTCCTTCGTGCAACGCGCCGATGACGTCGCAGATGTGAAGAAGGTCGTGCACGGCCGCGCTTTGGTCATGGCGAAGATCGAGAAGCCGCAGGCGATTTCGCGGCTCGAAGAGATCATTGAAATTTCCGACGGGCTGATGGTGGCGCGCGGCGATCTCGGTGTCGAACTGCCGCTCGAACAGGTGCCCGGCCTGCAAAAGCGGATGACCCGCATGGCGCGACGGCTCGGCAAACCTGTCGTCGTCGCAACGCAGATGCTCGAATCGATGATCGCTCTGCCGGTGCCGACGCGCGCCGAAGTTTCCGATGTCGCAACCGCGGTCTTCGAAGGCGCCGACGCGATCATGCTTTCCGCGGAAAGCGCTTCCGGGCGCTATCCGGTCGAAGCCGTCACGATGATGAACAAGATCGCCGAAGAGGTCGAACAGGACCCCTATTATCGATCGATCATCAATGCGCAACGTCCGGTTCCGGAAGCAACCGGCGCCGACGCCATCGCTTCCGCTGCGCGCGATGTCGCCGAAACGCTCGATCTCAAGGCCATCGTGGCTTGGACGGCCTCCGGTTCGACGGCCATGCGCATTGCACGTGAACGGCCCGAATCGCCCGTTCTCGCGCTGACGCCGAGCCATGAGACGGCATGCCGCCTCGCTGTCGTCTGGGGAGTGCATGCCCTCGTCACCGAGGACGCGCATGATATTGACGATATGGCCGATCGCGCCTGTGCCAATGCGCGGACCGAAGGCTTCGCGAACAAAGGCGAACGGGTCATCATTGTCGCTGGCGTGCCGTTTGGAACGCCCGGCGCGACCAATATGGTCAGGATCGCCTATATCGACGGCAAGGCGGGGTGA
- the ykgO gene encoding type B 50S ribosomal protein L36: MKIRNSLKSLRTRHRDNQLVRRKGRVYIINKVQKRYKARQG, encoded by the coding sequence ATGAAAATCCGCAATTCGCTCAAATCCTTGCGCACGCGTCACCGCGATAACCAACTGGTGCGCCGCAAGGGTCGCGTCTACATCATCAACAAGGTGCAGAAGCGCTACAAGGCTCGCCAAGGCTGA
- a CDS encoding globin domain-containing protein, producing the protein MKNEDIEIVKRTLARIIPPRPEGNSELILQRYAKTLSEANKSLGELFYGRLFEIAPETRELFKGSLDEQYQKFGNMLALLTRSMNRLHDTLNTMQELGCTHMKAGVKMTDYQPFLAALLWALRQKLGEEDFNENVAKAWVAVLSRIAGIMVNAAYPEARGITQAEATANNAANAG; encoded by the coding sequence ATGAAGAATGAAGACATTGAGATCGTGAAACGCACGCTGGCCCGCATCATCCCGCCGCGTCCCGAGGGCAACAGCGAACTGATCCTGCAGCGCTACGCAAAGACCCTCTCCGAAGCCAATAAGTCGCTCGGCGAATTGTTCTATGGGCGACTGTTCGAGATCGCCCCGGAAACACGCGAGCTATTCAAGGGCAGCCTGGACGAGCAGTACCAGAAATTCGGAAACATGCTGGCCTTGCTGACGCGCAGCATGAACCGGCTGCACGACACGCTCAACACCATGCAGGAGCTCGGCTGCACCCATATGAAGGCCGGCGTCAAAATGACGGATTACCAGCCCTTCCTGGCAGCCTTGCTTTGGGCTTTGCGACAAAAGCTCGGCGAAGAAGATTTCAACGAAAACGTCGCCAAGGCTTGGGTCGCTGTGCTCTCACGCATAGCCGGCATCATGGTCAATGCCGCCTATCCGGAAGCGCGCGGCATCACGCAGGCGGAAGCCACTGCGAATAACGCCGCTAATGCCGGCTAA
- the nirC gene encoding nitrite transporter NirC, whose protein sequence is MFSKTIQTFVETARVKAEVSRTRPLAFLVAAAMAGAYVGIGIILIFSLGQAADPSWRSLVMGTSFGIALTLVIFAGSELFTGHTMFMTLGVMSRSVDTTSLTRTWIMSWVGNLIGAVLLAVIFKLAGGGTVLKQGANLIYAVAAAKMHAPVIELIARAALCNWLVCLAIWTSARTTSDAAKCILIFWCLFAFIASGFEHSVANMTVFALALLGDHPASISLGGMAYNLLWVTIGNIIGGAVFVGLGYWLANTEEIKAPRVEAQPVAADPALSS, encoded by the coding sequence ATGTTCTCAAAGACGATCCAGACCTTTGTTGAAACGGCACGCGTCAAAGCCGAGGTCTCGCGGACGCGGCCGCTCGCCTTTCTCGTCGCGGCGGCCATGGCCGGCGCCTATGTCGGCATCGGCATCATTCTCATCTTCAGCCTCGGCCAAGCGGCAGATCCTTCCTGGCGCAGCCTCGTCATGGGCACGAGTTTCGGCATAGCCCTGACTTTAGTGATCTTCGCCGGCTCGGAATTGTTCACGGGCCATACGATGTTCATGACCCTCGGCGTGATGAGCCGCTCGGTCGATACGACGAGCCTGACGCGCACGTGGATCATGAGCTGGGTCGGCAATCTCATCGGCGCCGTTTTGCTCGCCGTCATCTTCAAGCTTGCCGGCGGCGGCACGGTCTTGAAACAAGGCGCCAATCTCATTTACGCCGTTGCCGCCGCCAAGATGCATGCGCCGGTGATTGAGCTCATTGCCCGCGCGGCGCTTTGCAATTGGCTTGTGTGTTTGGCGATTTGGACGAGCGCGCGGACGACGAGCGATGCAGCAAAATGCATCTTGATCTTCTGGTGCCTTTTCGCCTTCATCGCTTCGGGCTTTGAGCATTCCGTCGCCAACATGACGGTGTTCGCCCTCGCACTTTTGGGAGATCACCCGGCAAGCATCAGCCTCGGCGGCATGGCCTATAATCTTCTTTGGGTAACGATCGGCAATATTATCGGGGGCGCCGTCTTCGTCGGCCTTGGTTATTGGCTCGCCAATACCGAAGAGATAAAGGCGCCACGCGTCGAGGCGCAGCCGGTCGCGGCAGATCCGGCATTGAGCAGCTAG